TTCCACAAATATAGATACATCTATTACAAGAACGATTTCGCCTGAACCCACATCAGCAGCACCGGAAATACCTTTTACGCCTTTCAATAATTTACCGAGAGGTTTGATAACAACATCCTGCTGCCCGATAAGGCTGTCGGTCAATATCCCTATCAATCTTTCACCAACACCCACCTCAACGACATAATAGTGATCCGGACTTTTATCTTCCTTTTTACCGAAATCCAAAACCCTTGATAGTCTTACAACCGGTAAGACAGTATCCCTGAGTTTGATTATTTCTCTATTCTCTACAGTTCTTATATCCTCTGAACGTATAAAAATGCTTTCATTTATTGAGTTTAGAGGAATAGCATATCTTTTGCCGTCTGCCTCAACGATTAAAGCCTGAATAATGGCAAGCGTTACCGGCAGTGTAAGTTTGGTTCGTGTCCATTTACCTTCCTCTGTTTCTAAATCTATCATACCGCTTATTGCTCTAAGATTTGTTTTTACAACGTCAAGTCCAACTCCTCTGCCCGATATTTCGCTCACGTCAGACTTTGTAGAAAAACCTGGCAGAAATAACATGCTGAATAATTCATCCCTGGTTGGTTTTGAGGATGATGAGAGTAACCCGCTTTCTACAGCCTTTTTTCTAATAGCTTCAAGTGATATTCCTTTACCATCGTCTTCTATTTCTATAATGACATGATTGCCTTTTTGATATGCACGTATCGATATCCTGCCTTTTTCCGGTTTACCCGATAGTAGTCTTTCCTCTGCTTTCTCTATTCCGTGATCTATTGAATTCCTTATTATATGCATCATTGGATCTGTCAGCTCTTCTATAATCAATTTATCCAATTCCGTTTCTGCACCGTAAAAAGACAGTTCCATTTCTTTGTTGAGACTTTTAGCGATCCTTGTAGCTGTTCTTGTGAGTTTATCAAAAAGCTGGCTCAAAGGGATCATCCTTATATCAAGAATACCGAGCTGAAGTTCATTCAGTTTCATCTCCAGTCCTTTCAATATTTTGGCAAATTCAACGGCTGTACCTTTAAATCCAGTCTCCTGCCGTAAGGTCTCTAATGTTCTTAAAAGGTTTGTTTTGAAAAGGATAAGCTCACCTACAATATTCATGATATGATCAAGCTTCGCTATGTCAACCCTTACAGTCTGAGCTATACCCTTTATCGACGTGGTCTCATCAATACCCGATGAGACTACGGATTGCGAGCCGTTAT
The genomic region above belongs to Deltaproteobacteria bacterium and contains:
- a CDS encoding chemotaxis protein CheA; this translates as MEQNKATKEFIAEAEELIDKLFEDVLIIDNARKTAKPDPDVINDLFRAAHSLKGISSMFGFKEVTDTSHKMEDLLDKVRLSKVKISDQLIDALYSAGDLLRTMVSSENFGRGTDIEPLLKKLLDAENDKPEEKKDDIFSLLSLNKDILGVLTEYEESRLRENIKEGNDIFKIETIFNIMSFDKELSDLTAELKSFGELITTLPSTTEAKENEIKFDIIIGTKESEDKIRSALDFKNLEVQNLRNQKESAAVTHDNNGSQSVVSSGIDETTSIKGIAQTVRVDIAKLDHIMNIVGELILFKTNLLRTLETLRQETGFKGTAVEFAKILKGLEMKLNELQLGILDIRMIPLSQLFDKLTRTATRIAKSLNKEMELSFYGAETELDKLIIEELTDPMMHIIRNSIDHGIEKAEERLLSGKPEKGRISIRAYQKGNHVIIEIEDDGKGISLEAIRKKAVESGLLSSSSKPTRDELFSMLFLPGFSTKSDVSEISGRGVGLDVVKTNLRAISGMIDLETEEGKWTRTKLTLPVTLAIIQALIVEADGKRYAIPLNSINESIFIRSEDIRTVENREIIKLRDTVLPVVRLSRVLDFGKKEDKSPDHYYVVEVGVGERLIGILTDSLIGQQDVVIKPLGKLLKGVKGISGAADVGSGEIVLVIDVSIFVEEVVRG